The following DNA comes from Erigeron canadensis isolate Cc75 chromosome 3, C_canadensis_v1, whole genome shotgun sequence.
CAAAGATGACAAGTTGTATGCATGGATTGCTGGAGACGAAGATTACAACTCTTGTGGTCTTATTGGTTATCATCTTAAGAAAAATGGAGATTTAAAGACACTTGCTGAAATTCAACAAGGCGAAGAAGCAAAAAACTCGATGCTTCTTATGGGTTTGAAAACTATTATAGAGGAGAAGGACAAACGAGGTGAAGAAATTCAAAGTGAAATAAGCAAGACAGATTCACATCTGGTTACTgttgtgaaacaaaaagaagTTATGACTGCAAACTTCAATAGAGGTGCTAGTTTACAGAGTATTTTTTGAAGTTACCAATACATGTataatcatttgttttctaatacTAGTTTATATCTGATTTAGAAATGGAAATGATGCGTGCGAAGACCAAGGAGCAGCTTGTGAAGATTGACAGGGACCATCAACTGAGAAGAGCGCAGTTGGAAAACCGAGAAAGGGAATTGAAAGAACGTGAAGCTAAAAGTGAAAGTGAGAAAAGGAAGCTTGATTATGAAAAGAAATTGGTACCAAGATTtgtgtaatatatatttgattttgttttataaatgttaatataCATTTAACTTGACAAATTTGTTTGCTCTTTTTGAAGAACGAAATGGCAATTTTGGAACAGAAAAAGGCGGAAGAAAGAATGGTGAAGTTAGCCGATGAGCAGAAGGTTCATTACAAACCTTTTCCCTTAAATTGTTTGTGTTAGGACTGAGGATAAGCATATCTTGGCAACATATGATATTAATTTATCTAAACATGacagaaagaaaaggaaaatcttCACCAACAAATCATTGAATTTCAAAAGATGCTTGATGAGAAGCAACGTTTGGAGCTAGAAATCAACCAAAAGAAAGGTGCTTTAAAAGTGATGAAACACATGACTGATGAACATGAAGCCGAACAGAAGAGGATTCAAGAAGAactagaagaaaaagaagaggaaCTTGAAGCTCGGATGGATCTTTATCAAACCTTAATCATCAAAGAACGTAAAACGAATGATGAGTTACAGGATGCACGTAAAGAATTAATTTCTGTGAGTTGTTTCTCACTATCCACATTCTAAACCTTGTTAAGCGATACATTAGTCATTTATATCTACCTTTTCATCACGGATTAAACAGGGTTTGAAGAAACCTGTTGCACGTGCCATTATTGGTGTGAAGAGAATGGGTGAGCTTGATCCAAAGCCTTTTACCGATGCTGGTAAAAAACTTGGTTCTGGTAAAGATGAGGTAGAGAGTATGATAAAGCTGGTGTCTTTATGGGAGGATCGTCTCAGGGATCCAAGCTGGCATCCTTTTAAGGTCATCATTGTTGGAGAGAAGTGTGAGGTATGGATTCATCATCTCTTCAGCTCATGGTCATATCAATTGCATCTTTTTTTCCCATATAATTCTGATCAACATGTCTAGCTTAACTTCAAGAGCTTATGAGATGAGATTATTCATGTTCTCTTTGTTATAAAGTTAGGGTGTCATAAATTGCCGATTTTTGTTGGTTGATTAAGAGTGGATGTGTGATTGATATAATTGTCGGGGTCTATGTATATGGTTAATTGGTTATTGATCTTTGTACGGAGTATGTATGTGATAAAGAATGAAAATAGAGTGACCATTTTTTCCATCTATACCAATTACTAGGCTGGCATATATCATGCTGATCGTCCCAAATTGGTAATATATCAGTTTAACTTGATTTTAAGTTTGCAACCATAATCGATTTTATCAGATATCAAATTTGTGATCGAAATTTCTTTGGGGAATATGTGATTGACAAAAATTGTGAAATTTTGATGGATCATTTTATCTGTTTTGGCTTTAGTAGATCTTAGTCTTAGTTTCTACATTTATCTCCATTATATATCATAAAGATCTCTTTATGTGATTAGAATAGCAAAGTTCTGTCTTCAAACATTAAGTTGCTGTCTGATAGATAAATGCTGAAAACACTTCAGGGATCTTTTAATAACTTTAGGCCGTATATTCGGTAACAATTCCAATTATAAGTCCCACTTACTTACTAGAAGGGGAAATAAATACAGGACTCAACAAATGGCAACCTAAgaatataaattcaaatatgcGTGATAATTATAGCACAACTACAAAGATAAGATTTGTTTCCTTTCTgatttattaacttattataatggTGTGTCAAACATGGTTCTCCAGGAGATACTCGATGAAGAAGACGAGAAGATAGCAAGCCTGAAGTTGGAGTATGGCGAGGATATATGTGATGCTGTTGTGACGGCTCTGAAAGAATTGAATGAGTACAACCCGAGTGGCAGATATCCGTTGCCGGAGCTTTGGAATTTCAAAGAGAACAGAAAGGCAACCTTGAAAGAGGGTGTTGAATGTATACTCAAAAAGTGGAAGTTACACAAACGCAAAAAAATTTGAAGATTGCAGCGCTGGGAAGTTGGTGACTTAAATTCTTTTCTGAATATGATTCAGAATCATATAATTACAGGTTTACAGCATAGTGACATGACTTGGATGCTGTGTATATATTGACGGTAATGATGTGTCCGTTGTTTTCATCTTCCATCATGGGTGATGAGCCTTTGGTAGTTTGGTTGCATattatataagtatagatataagAATATATGTAGACTCTCAGTTTGACCGATGTTCTTTAGGTAACCATTGTTTCAGGTATAAGTTTTCATCTCATCAATATTTGGATTTTACTTGTCTTGGTAGTATCAGTTTTTATGACTTGCCTTTCTCACCGCTGTTGTATGCTAATGACTTACTTTCTTGGTAGTATCAGGTTTTATGATTTCAAGTAAGTTTTAACTCAAATGACTTGCCTTTGTTGCCGCTTATGCGATCAGATATTTGATCTGCAAAGTCATTTTCTCCACTGTCAGAATTTGCCATGCTCTTCTTAGCATGTTTCTCACTAGGCACCCCACACCTGGGTGCAGATACAACAAAACAATACTTACTACTTGAATTTACACCAATCATCTCACGTAatattttcttctatttttataCCAAAGGAACTCCAAGGACTTCACACCTTGCAAATAGAATCCGCATTAACCTTGATATTTGAAAACAGTTTCATTCCGCTTCTTCAAATGTTAAAACAAGTCACAACAATAATACTCTTGAGCGCTTTCTTCTTTTTGCTATCCATCCCCGCATGTTCATGAATTTCGAGCTTGTCTTTAACATAAAAAACAAAGAGCCGGTTAGTGTTTACCAATGTACTATTCTCATTCTAGTCAGCCAAGGCCACCTCGCACAAGCTTAATAAATGATCAACTGACTCTTCCCAATAGTTGCATAAGACATATATAGTGTCACCAAAACAACATGGTTATGAGCTTGAAGAGCAATTAAGGTTGAAATCCAATCCATGGCCGTTCTCCAGATATGCATATTACACTTGTTTGGTATTTATGTAGAGCATTCAAAGATGAAACTATTACTGCCTAGCATGAACTCCTTAACTGATCTGACAGACATATCTGTGTTGTTTCCTCCCATCCATGTCCAGCTATCCTCTTTGTTAACCAATCTAACATTATTGAGCACCCTATGAACCTATTGCCAGCCCTACACAcacctcttttcttttttcactttGAATAACAAGGGGTATCTATCTTTCAGTGGCTTGTTACCAGCCCAAACATCCAACCAAAATCAGATACAATTACCGTTACCCACTACTCCATTTAACAGCTGACCCAACCCTTTACCCGCTATCTTCACATTCTCAATTGCCTTCACAATCGAACACTAAACCCCAGGAACATACTTATTACACGGGAGGGCTGCTCCACAGCCACATTGACAGTAGGCAATATTTGCGGCTTTCGATTTACATATCCCAAGTCCACGTACCCATACTAATCGGTAGAGCCACCTTATAAGAAGTGAGATAAGCACAGACCATTTTGATTCAAATTAACACCTTTTATAATACCCCACTGTTAACCATACCAGTCAGCCTCCATTACCAAAATGGACAAAAGGAAAGGTGAAATCGGGTCATTTAAACGCATCCTTTTAAAATATTGGAATTCCAAACGTTGGGGATCCATTAACTAAAATTAAGGATCTAGCCGAGGACAAAATTCCTAGTATCCACTTACACCATTTTTCCGAGAAACCCATGAGATATATAATCGACAAAAGAAAACTCCGTTGTCATAAGCCTTGGCAAAATCGATCTTAGATATAAATGCCCCCACTTCCTCTTCTTGATCCATGACTATGAGATGACTTCATTCAACACAAGTGGTCAATCCAAAATAAATCGGTcacttaaaaatattaattgatTACAGGAGATAATGGAACCgaaaataacttttaataatCAGTTGGTCGGTAGCCTGGTTCACATAATTTCTTGAAATCCgatgaaattggaatttgaatttTCAAATCATATCATGTTTCGTTGGCATAATGGAATTCAAGTTCCATTCTATTACTTGTTTGGTTCATGGAGAAAAATGAATTGGAACCTTCAACTTCCATCATACGAAAAATTTAAGATTCTTTGGCAAATtagattgaaagttttgaattccacttaattcaaaatttgttaaaataactCATGTATAAACGTTATAACTATTAATATCTATGAGTGAGTTTTCTCGTCCAACACAtcatctataataccttataaagcaaattggATTCCTCcattaacttaattaagaacctgataagacaaaaatacccttaaataatcttccttgcTAAGCACTCTTtcacgtgatataccaactatgcccttcaaccattttcgtctctagcaaagtaaaaccctatcaacGCAAACTGCATTCGtcccttaacttaattaagaacctgataagacaaaaatgcccttaaataatcttccttgcTAAACACCCTCTCatgtgatataccaactatgcccttcaaccattttcgtctctagcaaagtaaaaccctatcaacgccaccaccagattgtcttccccaccaccgccgcattgcgcgggtaccatgctcgtttaaTGATAAATGATAGGGGTTTCTCATCGAAGGTTTAAATTGAGTATCTATTCGGCGAGAGCTCTGTAACACATACACGATTAAGACAGCATATGCTCTAGAGAAAGAGGTAAAATGTTCGATTCGCATCTCATGCAAAGGCCGGAGATCCTTTTCCATACAGGTAGATACtgggccggaggtccttttccATATAGGTAGATACTGGAATAAGCCTCTCTATCTTGCTACAGGTAAGATATGTCTACATTTTAAACTCCCCATATACCGTCGTATTGGGGCCTAAAACCGTGTAAGACAATGGTAGGCAATTCCTTtccttttatattattgtttttttttttatagaaattcattattttataaaaattattagtattttatttaaaaaaatttttgtttttcaaaaaatactAATATTGTTATAACACCCACAAGATATATATTAAGTAGGTATGAATAGGAAAAGTTATATTGTAATAATTACGAGTATCTGCAATGAAGATAGTATCGAGATCAGTTATATACAAGAAATCAAGGATGCTGTTTGGGATTGTGGAAGTGATAAATCCCCGGGCCCAGATGGGTTCACTTTTGGCTTTTTAAAGAGATTCTGGTCCACCTTACAAGACAGACTTTATTGCCGTTATTTCCGAATTCTTTGACAAAGGTGAAATCCCTGGGCTGCAATTCTCTTCATAACACTTATCCCAAAAGTCGCCTCTCCTCTGTTGGTTAGTGAATTTCGTCCCATAAGTCTTATTGGTGTCATATATAAGATTactatatagattgtataatacaaaaatttgaatatgcctcatacatgattcatgagtatgaaataaattatggttaaagtaaacagatgatcgaaactaagttgtattaaacaataatgataaatataatatatgtttagttaaagttttggatttacattaaatttttacaatcacatcaaaatcggaacttgtaagcatagtggatgacggcaaATAGGCTTAGATTTCAGaccgtaaactcaaaatttgaagcatgcatgttaataacttattataagtaatataagtaagaGAAGTTCAAGAAAatgagaaaagaaaattaaaaaaaactaattaaataaaataaatataaaaacttgaTTTACATATGTCGATCAAAGATTACGTCACGTATCGCTTCAAAATATCGCAATCATGCTTTAGTGTATTGATAGATATACATAAACTTGgggtataaaaaatatataaacttgagGGAAACATcgacaaaatttaattatacgaattagacatatatacaattttagacaaatatatttaaaaataaatgatgtcGTAGATAAATTATGATTGTAATTAGAATTCCAAGAGCTTTCCTTATTATGTAAAATacgtatatattttattttatattatagataataataaaataagattattattattattattattataaattataaattttaatttgattcaaatttaccaataaactaaaacaggattaagaTGTTCTTTAAACGACATGTGGTGTAATCTTTGAGAgacacgtgtctttttaattaatttattttattaagttagctcttttaattgtatatggatttaatttccttattagacttagaattaaactccaACTCTGGCTTATAAATACAGAATACATTacaaccttatttgattgatcgttttttcactaataaaattgtctatttttccttttcaattgttcaactcctattacttatattacatataataagttattaacatgaagactctaaaaatttgagttttattataatatagatTCGATCATTGGTTTGCTTTAACCACAATATATTTCATATTCATGAATCATGTATgtgacatattcgaatttctttatgatacaatctatatagctaccgtacattgtacgggtattaggatTAGTAAGTTTATTTAAAAGGACACTTGTCGTTTAAAGAATGCGCCATGTGTCTATTAAACAATAtttcaatcctgttttagtatattggtagattgcTAAAATTTTGGCTTCTCCTATTGCAATGCTCATTGATGACTTGGTTGACCCGGTTCAATCCGCTTTCATTAAAAATCGTCAGATTCTTGATGGGCCATGATCTTGAATGAAGTGATCAAGTCATtcaaatcaaaaaagaaaaaagccaTGTTTTTTAAGGTGGATATCGCGAAGGCTTATGACTCATTAAGCTGGGAGTATCTTTTTTCGATTCTCAAATTTATGGGCTTTGGAGACAAAAGTGTAGGATGGCTAAATGCTTGGCTTACTTCTGCAAGATTTATATGGTAGGGAGCTATAGGCGAATCAGCTTTGCACTCTTTGTGATCATGTTAAACTTGTCACGATAGCTAATACTCCAGATAGATGGAAATGGAGCTGTGGTAACATGGATTGGTTTTCTGTTAATGGGCTGCGTGAACACTTGGACCATTTGAATCTTCCTAGCCATCATGTTCCAACATGTTGGAATAGGATTGCTCCTCGTAAGGTCAACATCCATGTGTGGCGTTTGTTTAAGGACAGACTTCCTACTAGACTAAACTTATGTTTTCGTGGGGTCGATAACATTTCTATAATATGCCCATTATGCTTCAATGGTATTGAGACTTCTTTTCACATCTTTACGGTTTGTGATATTGTCAAGATGGCTAGACATACCCCTGCCATACCACCTTTCTCCATGTGATTTCCTCGATGCCATTGATCATTCCCAAATGAGTCCAACTAAAAAGGCTGTTATTGGCTTAATCATCTTTGCTACATGGTGGGATAGAAACGAGACTGTCTTCCAACCTCACAAAAAAAAGGGCGAAACCATTGGCGGACTCGATCATAAGCATCTCCTACGAGTGGTACAATCGCAGACAGAAGAAGAAACTCATACGATGGGACGAATGGATTAAAAATCCATTATTGGTGTTATGATGTGTTATTGCTTCTAATTTGTACAGGTGGTTCATCACAATTTCTTGGAACTAGAATTGGTCATATTGTGTTTCGCTTTCTTGTAATTTTGAATCTCTTGTACTCATTGCTAGATATTTTGAATCATCTTCCATTTTAATATTATACTATTTtctgttgaaaaaaaaaaatatctttaagAATCTTTAGATATCATTACTATTGAAATATATGCGTAGCCAAGGATTTGTGGGTAATAATCCTTAGCCAAGGATATGTTTTTAGAATATCtgaagtatttttttttgtttttatgtgtATAAATTATGTAAGGATATGTGATGATGTGAAAAATGTAATGATATGTAAAGATATTTATATGGTTTTAGGTAAATTTAAAAAGGAATAAGTATCCtagaatgtaacaaactttggacaaatgtctatagtaggatataactaaagttttgtgtattgtatgtaaacaactttaaaaaatgtttattgtatgtaagaaaatatacgtggcaaccatatagaggtgtcacttgtctgattttaattggtcgaatacattttcttacatataataaacattattttcgagttgtttatatacaatacacacaactttagttatttactactatagacattcgttcaaagtttgttacattacaagatacttatcccattTAAAAAATTGGAaagatttataaggattttgaGGATTTTTAAGAATATCATGTGACAGCCTAAAAACACCTAAGAACGTCCATAACATTAGAGATAACCTTAACATTGAAGATAACTTTATAATAAAGTCATTTTATAATTACTTTTCAACGCAACAATCTTTCTTATTCCATTAAATGACCCAATCTTAATCCGCCAGGTGGCATCGGTATTGGAAATTCCAAATTcgaattgaaaattgaaaataacatatacatacatagttACATACATAGACATACAGACATGTATGTATATTGTACATACTGCTAATCATAATAGAGAATTCCCCTCACGATCATTTTTACTATTAATAGTTACAATAAGGCCTGTGCTTATAGGCAAGCCGTCCTCAGGACTTCTTGCTTGCCACGTCAGCATCACATTTCTCAGGACTCTCCTCAGAACCCTCACTACCTATAAGGATAGCTTCTTCAGAACTTCTTCACCAcattatcaattcttttaacattttttataactatatatatatatttaacattaaaacacacttaattaattgaaaaaacacattttattataaaaccaCAATTATTTATAACGACAACAACAcgataacataaataaaaaaaaacacattacaacatttatttaaaaagttacgataattataataaaaacattaataaaacatcATCAACGTTGACGGTAATTTTCCGggaggttccaaacatgttcCACTAGAGCATTGTGAAGTTGATGGTGCATCCTTCTATCACGTGAACCAGACACGTTATTGTTTGATTCTTCTTCGTTACAAAGATTAAAAATGACGCCTGCGATCTCTGGATTAAATAGCGTGTTCATTTGTGTAACAGTGTTAGAAAGGAAATTGAATTCATCACTTGCTGATGATGGAGTAGACATAATTTGGGTGGTGTTTGAAATGAAATGTTTGTGTGTTAAAATGAAATGAGAagtttgtttgatgaattgtttgTGTGTTAAAATGAGAATAAGGTTAGTGTTTAAATaggaaaaataaatatgttaccgttgaagagaaaaaataaaaaataaaaaacgagtAACTAACGGCTACAAACGGTCCCACCTTGGACGTCCTCGAGCTTCTTGGCGAAGAACAAGTAGAGGGACGCAGCGAAAAGGACGATCAAGGCTTATACACCGTCCGCGTCTTGGCAGCTTGGGACGCTACTCAAGACGGTGTATAAGCACCGGCCTAATACACTACAAAAGTAGAAACTTCCTTCAAGTCCCAACCACCACCTTACTTCTATTTATTAATCCGATCATTTTTACTCATGATCAAAATATATACTTGAACACGGTTATATTTCTCTCCTACATATAATCCGATGATCATTTACAAAATTACAACGCCATTAAAAAGTAGTTAAATTAAATACCCTAACGTTTCTTAAGTTGTACTGCGACAGTGCAACCTCTAACGAGCTTTCTCCAGAAGAGGTATActtaactacttttactacacTACCAGCTCATAATTacagtttatttatttatttatttttattttttgttatggaTGTACGTTTGGTTATGTTACTTAGGAATTGCGCCAAAATGTGTCCGACTTTGTCATCTTTCTGCTATAGTGTGTATCGGACTTTCAAATCTGTTTCAAGttaataacttttattatttgtgCCGATTTTGGGTTAGCCCACTTGGTTTGGAAGTCGGATACGTACAATAGCCAAACTTAACAAAGTTAATtagatgagtttttttttttcatacattGAGTGGCTGTTTGGCTAGTTATTTTTatggtgtattggttaattTAATGAAGTTCTGAAAAGCCAGTACTTAAGCTCATTTTTAACAGCTAATTAGTAGGTTGTCAAATTAAGTTTATTTCTTATTTGACGTCATAAGCTCAATTTGACAACCCTAATTAGTTTTCTTCATACCTTTCCTTCCAATTATAAGCTCGATTTGCGTTTTTCTAGTTGTTTTTTCAGGATGATCTACTGTTTTTATGCCCTTATTTATTTGTGCAGTCGAACAATCTTATTAATTAGGCCGGTTTAGTTGTTATCTTTGTTGGTTCTTTATCTTCTTTGTGTTGACACCACTCCaatttggtacaatgtaatttaatcatattAAGCAGGATATCGCAACTCCAATGTGGCTCGCTTGTCATTTTGAGATCCTGCAAGTACATGAATATATGAATGTTATGAACTCATGAATGAATTAAGGATGGGGGCGTAGGCCGGTGCCCCCACTCTaatttggtacaatgtaattttttatatattaagtgtatatttgtaatttgcctcgaaaaaaatgaaaataaatagagaatacatacaaatgtcacaTTCATTGTCATAAGTCTCATAGTTGGTTTCGAATAGAATTGTTGAAGAAAGTGTATTTTATGTTTGGGTAAGTGTGTAAATGTGTAACATAAATATCATAGCCGTATGTGCAAATTTATTCTcttcaaattattataataaatgtttatctcaaataactaataataatcacaatagtcatgtAGGAAAGATATGTACAAG
Coding sequences within:
- the LOC122594385 gene encoding protein INVOLVED IN DE NOVO 2-like, which translates into the protein MSRKRKERGDIDPELEDCSYNYYKELRDAELKVWQSENVIKCPYCTNSREYSYSDLVRHANRIVIESKSAGFKEKARHMGLVKYLERNPVSTLKCSEPPSERQSKLKVTVTPMQKAKEELSVNISPKNKIKEDILLSTILMQKPKGELFVSTTQKQKGNEELYVWPWIAVVANIHVECRGGKYVGDGGKKLKDEWITQGYNPHKVVPLWNRHGHTGLAVVEFGRSWDGLDHMMRFVKAFEVNKHGRKDWQDKTRFKDDKLYAWIAGDEDYNSCGLIGYHLKKNGDLKTLAEIQQGEEAKNSMLLMGLKTIIEEKDKRGEEIQSEISKTDSHLVTVVKQKEVMTANFNREMEMMRAKTKEQLVKIDRDHQLRRAQLENRERELKEREAKSESEKRKLDYEKKLNEMAILEQKKAEERMVKLADEQKKEKENLHQQIIEFQKMLDEKQRLELEINQKKGALKVMKHMTDEHEAEQKRIQEELEEKEEELEARMDLYQTLIIKERKTNDELQDARKELISGLKKPVARAIIGVKRMGELDPKPFTDAGKKLGSGKDEVESMIKLVSLWEDRLRDPSWHPFKVIIVGEKCEEILDEEDEKIASLKLEYGEDICDAVVTALKELNEYNPSGRYPLPELWNFKENRKATLKEGVECILKKWKLHKRKKI